One Rhodothermus bifroesti DNA window includes the following coding sequences:
- the porU gene encoding type IX secretion system sortase PorU, which produces MRRKGIACWLRRSLLFWGLIGAVVAKAQQVEMRQLGATAQEQLWEVTATWPLSLQAALDSSSRRSLTPAAVIAATWGRWEVSETVKLPTLAFPQVEIVQADYEETPLPAEGASWTTAAELNLPPVEVIGLGMERRQAAATLHVRLLTYDEARQVLRRYRRLVVRLRHTAAYVLQEQQRGLASNPHLSVTRSVLADGLIFKIPVREEGLYRIDRAVLSELLARVGRSLSEIDPRQLQLYGNGGAPLPALNSAPRPADLIENPVWRVGLDDGSFDAGDALIFYAAGPQGWTYNAQRGEWEHYTHPFSNENYYFLKIGDREGRRLEMQPFPEDAAAQPVTQLVGRLVVDPEDFLWSKEGLAEGKGSGLTWVSVPISPAGRLRVLQNATPPGLSAGTVTYRARVAIQSNPAASVQFVSRGQVLATVSAGVTFPDPESPVARATEATFSQALATASPLELEMTLTNPGGDPRAALEWLRVFYPMRLAASKGYLRFFTPPGQAGIFAFVLEGFSAMPQVWDVTEPGNLMRLEVRPTAGGYEVRVAATDPRQPRELVAFTLEAVRTLDVAGARRVANQNLHGLEQYPDLAIITADTFRVYAEELAEHRRREGLRVVVATVEQIYNEFSGGVPDMRAVRDYLKFLYDRAPTEQQLLRYALFFGDGHFNYRGLWRQPTLRNWVPSYQTVDSYHPINSYTSDDYFGLLDDDEGLWLDFGAGAYSAERLDLGIGRLPVQTPEEARQVLDKIFRYESSETFGAWRLRYTVVADDGPTGVAAQQNDLDLHVQNIDVVAEELKQRFPGVDVQKIYALSYPRVFMGIWRIPEARQAILRALEEGTLVINYSGHGSSDVLAQEEIFTKDDAAALTNRDRLAIFITATCSWGRWDMTETQSGGEVLLLNPNGGAIAVFSTVRLVYTSPDSSVLNVGLNRMLNQYLFTPEADGQMPRLGDALRRTKNTRAGLQNNNRRFNLLGDPTLRVGFPARRVVIEAINGQPPSNEQPVPVRALERVTISGYVQNATGAIDATFAGLATLTVFDAERQKPLPYWRYMPAPYYLVREDLIWRGQVDVRNGRFEATFVVPKDILYSNQRGRLSVYAQSSAMHAAGFTEGFVVGGTAANIPDDQEGPEITLYLNDTTFVSGGLVPPNPKLLVFLYDASGINTVGAGLGHELLLIIDGNEARAQNLSQAFRSEPNSYQRGRVEWTLGDLAPGPHTLTVRAWDVLNNVSTASLDFIVSDDRRLELRNIFNYPNPTTGPTRFVFEHNQPAGTPARVQLRIYTLAGRPVRTLDGNETLPTGKLPANLVMIPWDGRDEDHDRLATGIYLYRLRVEIERPDGSRQVAEHIDRVAIIR; this is translated from the coding sequence ATGCGCAGGAAGGGGATTGCTTGTTGGCTTAGGCGCAGCCTGCTTTTTTGGGGGCTCATCGGGGCTGTTGTGGCCAAGGCGCAACAGGTAGAAATGCGCCAGCTTGGCGCAACCGCTCAGGAGCAGCTTTGGGAAGTAACCGCTACGTGGCCGCTGTCATTACAGGCTGCGCTCGATTCGTCCAGTAGGCGCAGTTTGACGCCTGCTGCCGTGATCGCCGCTACCTGGGGTAGGTGGGAGGTTTCAGAGACCGTAAAGCTTCCTACGCTGGCCTTTCCACAAGTGGAGATCGTGCAAGCCGATTATGAGGAGACGCCGCTGCCTGCCGAAGGCGCTTCTTGGACTACAGCAGCCGAACTCAACTTGCCCCCTGTTGAAGTGATTGGCTTGGGGATGGAGCGACGCCAGGCGGCAGCTACATTACATGTGCGTCTGTTGACCTACGACGAAGCACGCCAAGTGCTACGGCGCTACCGCCGACTGGTTGTGCGCCTTCGCCATACGGCCGCCTACGTGCTGCAGGAACAACAGCGGGGGTTGGCCAGCAATCCGCATCTTTCGGTTACCCGAAGTGTGCTGGCTGATGGGCTGATTTTCAAGATCCCTGTGCGTGAAGAAGGCCTCTACCGCATTGACCGTGCGGTGCTGAGCGAGCTGCTCGCCCGCGTAGGCCGCTCGCTGAGCGAGATTGATCCACGTCAGCTGCAGCTTTACGGCAATGGCGGCGCGCCGCTGCCAGCGCTCAATAGCGCCCCCAGACCAGCCGACCTTATCGAAAACCCTGTCTGGCGCGTGGGGCTTGACGATGGATCGTTCGATGCTGGCGATGCCTTGATCTTCTATGCAGCTGGTCCCCAAGGCTGGACCTACAACGCGCAGCGTGGAGAGTGGGAACATTATACCCATCCGTTCTCCAACGAGAACTACTACTTTCTCAAAATTGGCGATCGTGAAGGACGTCGGCTGGAGATGCAGCCGTTTCCAGAAGATGCTGCAGCGCAACCTGTAACGCAGCTGGTGGGACGCTTGGTGGTCGATCCCGAGGATTTTCTTTGGAGCAAAGAAGGCCTTGCCGAAGGCAAGGGCAGCGGCTTAACCTGGGTCAGCGTGCCCATTAGTCCTGCTGGCCGTTTACGCGTGCTGCAAAACGCTACGCCCCCGGGCTTGAGCGCAGGCACGGTCACTTACCGGGCACGCGTAGCTATCCAGTCCAATCCAGCGGCCTCGGTGCAGTTTGTTTCACGCGGGCAAGTGCTGGCTACAGTTTCGGCCGGTGTGACCTTCCCTGATCCTGAAAGTCCGGTAGCCCGTGCAACAGAGGCCACTTTTTCGCAAGCACTGGCTACGGCTTCGCCCCTAGAGCTCGAAATGACGCTAACCAACCCCGGGGGCGACCCCCGCGCTGCCTTGGAGTGGCTGCGCGTCTTTTACCCAATGCGGCTTGCAGCTTCGAAGGGCTACCTGCGGTTTTTTACGCCACCAGGCCAGGCTGGCATTTTTGCGTTTGTGCTGGAAGGCTTTTCTGCAATGCCCCAGGTGTGGGATGTAACCGAGCCTGGTAACCTTATGCGGCTAGAAGTGCGCCCGACTGCAGGCGGCTATGAAGTGCGCGTAGCTGCAACAGATCCTCGACAGCCCCGTGAGCTGGTAGCGTTCACGCTGGAAGCTGTGCGTACGCTTGATGTTGCTGGTGCGCGTCGGGTAGCTAACCAGAATCTGCACGGCCTTGAGCAGTATCCTGATCTGGCCATCATTACCGCCGATACATTTCGGGTCTATGCCGAAGAACTGGCTGAGCACCGGCGCCGTGAAGGCTTGCGCGTGGTTGTAGCAACGGTTGAGCAGATCTACAATGAGTTTTCCGGTGGCGTACCCGATATGCGGGCCGTGCGGGATTACTTAAAGTTTCTCTACGATCGCGCTCCCACAGAACAGCAGTTGTTGCGCTATGCGCTGTTTTTCGGCGACGGTCACTTCAACTATCGTGGGCTTTGGCGGCAGCCTACGCTCCGCAATTGGGTCCCTTCCTACCAGACGGTCGATTCGTACCACCCGATTAATTCGTATACCAGCGACGATTACTTTGGGCTTTTAGATGACGATGAAGGACTGTGGCTCGATTTTGGGGCCGGCGCTTATAGCGCCGAACGCCTGGACCTGGGCATTGGACGGCTTCCAGTACAAACGCCCGAGGAGGCCCGACAGGTGCTCGACAAGATTTTTCGCTATGAAAGCTCCGAAACGTTTGGCGCTTGGCGGTTGCGCTATACCGTAGTGGCCGACGATGGACCTACCGGCGTGGCTGCGCAGCAAAACGACCTCGACCTGCACGTGCAAAATATCGACGTTGTAGCTGAAGAACTCAAGCAACGCTTCCCAGGGGTAGATGTCCAAAAAATTTATGCCCTTTCTTATCCACGGGTGTTTATGGGCATCTGGCGCATCCCAGAAGCACGGCAAGCGATCCTAAGAGCGCTTGAGGAAGGAACACTGGTCATCAACTACAGCGGTCACGGTAGCAGCGATGTGCTGGCCCAGGAAGAAATCTTTACCAAAGACGACGCTGCAGCCCTCACCAACCGGGACCGATTGGCCATTTTTATTACGGCTACCTGCAGTTGGGGACGCTGGGATATGACCGAAACGCAGAGTGGGGGTGAGGTCCTGTTACTTAATCCCAACGGAGGAGCAATAGCCGTGTTCTCCACTGTGCGGCTTGTTTATACTTCTCCCGACAGCAGTGTGCTCAACGTGGGACTAAACCGCATGCTCAATCAGTATTTGTTCACGCCAGAAGCCGACGGACAAATGCCGCGCTTGGGAGATGCATTGCGCCGCACAAAAAATACGCGAGCAGGGCTGCAAAACAACAACCGGCGATTTAATCTGCTAGGTGATCCTACGCTGCGCGTGGGCTTTCCTGCCCGACGCGTCGTTATCGAAGCAATCAACGGACAACCGCCTAGCAACGAGCAGCCTGTACCGGTGCGCGCCCTTGAGCGCGTGACGATCTCGGGCTACGTGCAAAATGCTACCGGCGCCATCGACGCCACGTTTGCCGGCCTAGCTACGCTGACCGTTTTCGATGCCGAACGTCAAAAACCACTGCCCTACTGGCGCTACATGCCTGCGCCCTATTACCTGGTACGGGAAGACCTTATTTGGCGCGGCCAGGTCGACGTGCGCAATGGACGCTTTGAAGCCACGTTTGTTGTGCCTAAAGACATCCTCTACAGCAATCAACGCGGCCGTCTTTCGGTCTACGCGCAAAGCTCTGCAATGCATGCCGCTGGCTTTACCGAAGGGTTTGTGGTAGGCGGTACCGCTGCCAACATCCCAGACGACCAAGAAGGCCCAGAAATTACACTCTACCTCAACGACACTACGTTTGTCTCAGGAGGGCTGGTACCGCCCAACCCTAAACTGTTGGTGTTTCTTTACGACGCTTCGGGCATCAATACAGTAGGAGCTGGTCTAGGACACGAGTTGCTCTTAATCATCGATGGCAATGAGGCACGCGCCCAGAACCTAAGCCAGGCTTTCCGCAGCGAGCCAAACTCCTACCAGCGCGGCCGTGTAGAGTGGACGCTGGGCGATCTGGCCCCAGGACCCCATACGCTTACGGTGCGCGCTTGGGACGTACTGAACAACGTCAGTACAGCCTCGTTGGATTTTATCGTTAGCGACGATCGCCGCCTGGAGCTACGTAATATTTTTAACTATCCGAACCCCACAACGGGACCTACGCGTTTCGTCTTTGAACATAATCAACCCGCTGGTACGCCCGCACGCGTGCAGTTGCGGATCTACACGCTGGCCGGAAGACCTGTACGCACCCTGGACGGCAATGAAACCCTTCCGACCGGAAAGTTGCCTGCTAACCTGGTCATGATTCCTTGGGATGGTAGAGATGAAGACCACGATCGGCTGGCTACAGGAATCTACTTGTATCGCCTTCGTGTGGAGATAGAACGACCCGATGGCTCGCGCCAAGTAGCCGAGCATATCGATCGTGTAGCCATCATTCGGTAA
- the porV gene encoding type IX secretion system outer membrane channel protein PorV has product MRMMSKMVHVLHTTRGLLLTLAGCCLAVAAQAQVGGAAVLFLQIEPDSRAAGMGNAGVAVADNAYALFWNPAGLAFQPQAVEVSITHSNWLPEFNAGLYYEYLVGRFSLGRWGNMGAHVTLLNMGEHEWRDENNNPLGTFRSYDVAAGLSYGYQIHDRLALGVGLRYIYSNLASGIEVEGRETKAGKSFGLDIGLLYRTRPFSLGGQASGQFSAGFNLNNMGPQIQYSDGAQKDPIPTNIRFGYAFTFDLDPYNRITFANDFTKLLIRVRSDSTGSRADPFYKAIFTAWRPIQVRENPYNEQEARYRTLSVWEQLMIGLGVEYWYNQLFALRTGFFYENPYNGNRQFMTFGAGLRYNIVGVDFSYVYALKENHPLANTMRFSLLLNFKK; this is encoded by the coding sequence ATGCGTATGATGTCGAAGATGGTGCACGTTTTGCACACCACGCGCGGTCTACTTTTGACCCTGGCCGGATGCTGCTTGGCAGTGGCGGCACAGGCCCAAGTGGGAGGCGCTGCAGTGCTTTTTTTGCAGATTGAGCCCGATAGCCGTGCTGCTGGCATGGGAAATGCCGGCGTTGCTGTAGCCGATAATGCCTATGCGCTCTTTTGGAATCCGGCCGGGCTAGCCTTCCAGCCACAAGCCGTAGAGGTGTCGATTACGCACTCCAACTGGCTCCCTGAATTCAATGCCGGTCTCTACTATGAATACTTGGTCGGCCGTTTTTCTTTAGGACGTTGGGGGAATATGGGGGCGCACGTAACACTGCTTAACATGGGGGAGCACGAGTGGCGTGACGAAAACAACAACCCCCTAGGCACTTTCCGTTCCTATGATGTGGCGGCCGGACTCTCTTATGGTTACCAGATTCATGATCGGCTGGCCCTAGGCGTGGGCTTACGCTACATCTACTCTAACCTGGCCTCGGGTATCGAAGTCGAAGGTCGTGAGACCAAAGCCGGCAAATCTTTTGGCCTGGACATAGGGCTTTTGTACCGCACACGTCCTTTTAGCTTAGGCGGGCAAGCTAGTGGGCAGTTTTCAGCTGGCTTTAATTTGAATAACATGGGCCCCCAGATCCAGTACTCTGATGGAGCACAGAAAGACCCTATCCCCACAAACATCCGCTTTGGCTATGCCTTTACGTTTGACCTCGATCCCTACAACCGAATCACGTTTGCCAACGATTTTACTAAGCTGCTAATCCGGGTGCGCAGCGATTCAACAGGTTCTCGAGCCGACCCTTTCTACAAAGCGATCTTTACCGCTTGGCGTCCTATTCAGGTACGCGAAAATCCTTACAATGAGCAAGAAGCACGCTACCGCACGCTAAGCGTTTGGGAGCAACTGATGATCGGCTTAGGCGTCGAGTACTGGTACAACCAGCTCTTTGCGTTGCGTACAGGCTTTTTCTACGAAAACCCTTATAACGGAAATCGGCAGTTTATGACGTTTGGGGCCGGTCTGCGCTATAACATCGTTGGGGTCGACTTTTCCTACGTGTATGCCCTTAAAGAAAACCACCCCCTGGCCAACACCATGCGTTTTTCGTTGCTCTTGAACTTCAAGAAGTAG
- a CDS encoding dicarboxylate/amino acid:cation symporter produces MPWYRKLHWQIIIGLVLGLLLGLWAAAQGWGSWVDRWIAPLGTVFINLLKLIAVPLVLASLIVGVTSLSDLRRLSRIGTKTIALYIATTVVAITLGLVLVNLLQPGHTVPADMRERLQSAYAADVEARAELAQQTRERGPLQLLVDIVPENVFSAAADNRNMLQVVFIALLSGIGLLLIPQEKARPVIAFFDGVNALVIRLVELIMRTAPVGVFALMAGTITSIAHDNLEQVLELLTALGYYSLTVLLGLVLHTLGTYPLLVKFGAGMPLRVFFGGIAPAQLVAFSTSSSGATLPVTMECAEKNLKIPEEVSSFVLPLGATINMDGTALYQAVASVFIAQTLGLGLDLGAQLTILLMAVLASIGTAAVPSAGIVMLVIILESVGVPSAGIALILGVDRILDMCRTVTNVTGDLTVASVVAATEHKPAALPSQTP; encoded by the coding sequence ATGCCTTGGTATCGAAAGCTTCACTGGCAGATCATCATTGGCTTAGTCCTGGGACTGCTTTTGGGCCTTTGGGCAGCAGCCCAAGGATGGGGCAGTTGGGTAGATCGTTGGATTGCTCCGCTGGGTACGGTTTTTATCAATTTGCTCAAGCTCATCGCGGTGCCGTTGGTGCTGGCATCGCTCATTGTAGGAGTAACGTCGCTATCAGACTTGCGGCGCCTTTCGCGTATTGGTACCAAGACGATCGCGTTGTATATCGCAACGACAGTCGTGGCCATTACGCTTGGCCTGGTGCTGGTGAATCTGCTGCAGCCAGGACACACCGTGCCCGCAGACATGCGCGAGCGTCTGCAGTCGGCCTACGCTGCTGATGTTGAAGCGCGTGCTGAACTAGCCCAGCAGACACGTGAGCGCGGCCCGCTGCAGCTTTTGGTGGATATCGTACCGGAAAACGTTTTTAGCGCTGCAGCAGATAACCGCAATATGCTGCAAGTCGTCTTCATAGCACTGCTGTCTGGAATAGGATTACTCCTCATTCCTCAAGAAAAAGCGCGACCAGTGATCGCCTTTTTTGATGGCGTCAATGCCCTGGTCATTCGCTTAGTCGAACTGATCATGCGTACGGCACCCGTAGGCGTATTTGCCCTTATGGCAGGTACGATTACCTCTATTGCGCACGACAATCTAGAACAGGTGCTAGAGTTGCTGACTGCCCTGGGGTACTACAGCCTGACCGTGCTTTTGGGCCTGGTGCTGCATACGCTGGGTACCTATCCTCTCTTGGTTAAGTTTGGAGCGGGCATGCCCCTTAGGGTCTTTTTTGGCGGTATTGCACCGGCTCAGCTTGTGGCTTTTTCCACCTCTTCAAGCGGAGCGACGCTGCCAGTAACTATGGAGTGTGCCGAAAAAAACTTGAAGATTCCCGAAGAGGTGTCTTCGTTTGTTTTGCCCCTGGGGGCTACGATTAACATGGACGGCACGGCCCTTTACCAGGCTGTGGCATCGGTGTTTATCGCTCAAACGTTAGGCTTAGGATTGGATCTAGGAGCACAGCTAACCATCTTGCTGATGGCCGTGCTCGCCTCTATTGGCACAGCCGCTGTGCCCAGTGCTGGGATTGTCATGCTGGTCATTATTTTAGAGTCGGTAGGCGTGCCTAGTGCCGGCATTGCCCTGATTTTGGGGGTAGACCGCATCTTAGACATGTGCCGCACGGTCACCAATGTCACCGGCGACTTGACCGTTGCCTCTGTGGTGGCCGCAACAGAACACAAGCCTGCTGCTTTACCGAGCCAAACACCCTAG
- a CDS encoding 3-keto-disaccharide hydrolase, protein MRLLILSSLLILVTTAAAAQDTLWTPLFNGKDLNGWQHVGEGRFVVENGLLKTEGGMGLLWYTGRKFGNVVIRVVYKNPEGKNSGVFIRIPEPPTEPWMPVNRGYEVQIDDHGDDYHCTGVLYSLTQAKARPSKPGEWNVMEITLDGPRTVVHVNGVLVTDYTEGDPVPPKKIWYEPDRGPRPLEGYIGLQNHGPEDVVYFKEISVRPLSHP, encoded by the coding sequence ATGCGCCTGCTAATCTTGAGCAGCCTTTTGATTTTGGTCACCACAGCTGCTGCAGCACAAGACACGCTTTGGACGCCCTTGTTTAACGGCAAGGATCTGAACGGATGGCAGCACGTAGGCGAAGGACGCTTTGTTGTAGAGAACGGTCTGCTCAAAACCGAAGGGGGCATGGGCCTGCTGTGGTATACAGGCCGGAAATTTGGCAACGTGGTCATCCGGGTCGTTTACAAAAACCCAGAAGGCAAAAACTCCGGCGTGTTTATTCGCATTCCTGAGCCTCCTACGGAACCCTGGATGCCCGTAAATCGCGGCTATGAGGTGCAAATCGACGACCACGGTGACGACTATCATTGCACGGGCGTGCTTTACTCACTCACCCAGGCTAAGGCGCGCCCAAGCAAGCCAGGTGAGTGGAATGTGATGGAGATCACGCTCGACGGCCCCCGCACCGTTGTGCATGTAAATGGCGTATTGGTAACCGACTATACCGAAGGCGATCCCGTTCCCCCCAAGAAAATTTGGTATGAACCCGACCGCGGCCCGCGCCCCTTGGAAGGCTATATCGGCCTGCAAAATCACGGTCCCGAAGATGTGGTGTATTTCAAAGAAATCAGCGTGCGGCCGCTATCTCATCCGTAA
- a CDS encoding CPBP family intramembrane glutamic endopeptidase, producing MPSTTWLNGPFERAQWPPLLTAVLALFLAFVLFQLVISPLALMMGVVWAGEPPEALMDLPGLMRRWPGMLLAANTAGQLLGLALPALVLARLHTSQVDRFLRLRSLSTYTVVWALLGWICLLPVVQWLGQVNAALPLPEALRAFDELQMALIMAALEGGLGLIPNLLMLAVVPAFCEEVLFRGYVQRQAERGLGIVGGIVFSGLVFGFYHLRLTQVLPLCLLGIYLAYLVWKSGSLWIAVIVHLANNAFSVLLAMFARQRGITWQAIEAWAVPWYMVVAGLIGFGLVVYVLQKSQHSSTSMGISDEA from the coding sequence ATGCCTTCTACAACCTGGCTTAACGGGCCTTTTGAACGGGCGCAGTGGCCGCCGTTGCTGACGGCCGTACTTGCCTTGTTTTTGGCATTTGTGCTTTTTCAGCTGGTTATCAGTCCTTTAGCGTTGATGATGGGGGTTGTATGGGCAGGAGAGCCGCCGGAAGCCTTGATGGATTTGCCTGGGCTCATGCGTCGCTGGCCGGGAATGCTGCTTGCAGCAAACACAGCAGGCCAGCTTTTGGGCTTGGCACTGCCAGCGTTGGTGCTTGCGCGGCTGCACACCTCCCAGGTTGATCGATTCCTGCGCCTGCGGTCCCTATCGACCTATACCGTGGTTTGGGCCCTGCTAGGATGGATTTGCCTCCTGCCGGTGGTGCAGTGGTTGGGGCAGGTAAATGCGGCGTTGCCCCTACCCGAAGCATTGCGGGCATTCGACGAGCTGCAAATGGCTTTGATCATGGCTGCTTTGGAAGGGGGTCTTGGCCTGATACCTAATCTACTGATGCTGGCTGTAGTCCCAGCCTTTTGCGAGGAGGTGCTTTTTCGGGGCTATGTGCAGCGTCAGGCTGAGCGTGGCCTGGGGATAGTTGGAGGAATTGTGTTTTCGGGTTTGGTTTTTGGGTTTTACCATTTGCGCCTGACGCAGGTGCTACCGCTTTGCTTGCTGGGGATCTATTTGGCCTATTTGGTTTGGAAAAGTGGAAGTCTTTGGATTGCGGTGATTGTGCATTTAGCCAATAATGCTTTTTCGGTGCTTTTGGCTATGTTCGCACGTCAGCGGGGGATAACGTGGCAAGCGATAGAGGCCTGGGCCGTCCCCTGGTATATGGTAGTGGCCGGATTGATTGGCTTTGGCCTAGTGGTCTATGTGCTTCAAAAGTCTCAGCATTCCTCGACATCTATGGGCATCAGCGATGAAGCGTGA
- a CDS encoding DUF2007 domain-containing protein yields MKRDWIEVFRCSTDYEADMVRDRLDDAGIPAVVFTQRDHVFNLNVGSLAQVSVHVPVAFAEAARRLLETPVDEAALRRAAEEAGRAASTADPDTPDAEA; encoded by the coding sequence ATGAAGCGTGACTGGATCGAGGTGTTTCGCTGCAGCACCGACTATGAAGCTGACATGGTGCGGGATCGGCTAGACGACGCTGGCATTCCTGCCGTGGTTTTCACGCAGCGAGATCATGTTTTTAACCTCAATGTGGGCAGCTTGGCACAGGTAAGCGTGCACGTGCCTGTAGCGTTTGCTGAAGCAGCTCGCCGCCTGTTGGAGACACCTGTAGATGAAGCAGCGCTGCGCCGCGCCGCTGAAGAAGCCGGCCGTGCTGCATCAACGGCAGATCCGGATACTCCCGATGCCGAAGCATAA
- a CDS encoding phosphatidate cytidylyltransferase: MPKHKRASATASNLLLRVVTALAGIPLLIGSLWLGGQVFVLMVLVLSVAGMAECYQLLARVGLPAYRSGGFVLGMLLTLLPVWPAALPLAIVWGVGLLVRAPFRKPALEMPLRLVATLFGAVYPAGLFGALLALRLHPGPEAPQAFWLTLGLFVIIWATDTFAYVVGRLWGRRPLAPRISPNKTWEGAAGGLAGALLVAIGWKLWAVDFLAWPHMLVLGILCGAVGPLGDLAESQLKRAAGVKDSSNLLPGHGGVLDRFDALLVVAPLIYCYLRWVVGFYG; encoded by the coding sequence ATGCCGAAGCATAAGCGCGCATCAGCGACTGCTTCGAACTTGCTGTTGCGGGTCGTTACGGCGCTCGCAGGGATCCCCTTGCTTATTGGAAGCCTTTGGCTAGGGGGGCAAGTTTTTGTCCTGATGGTGCTCGTTTTGTCTGTTGCAGGTATGGCAGAGTGCTACCAGCTGTTGGCACGCGTTGGCCTGCCTGCTTACCGAAGTGGTGGTTTTGTGCTGGGGATGCTGTTAACGCTTTTGCCGGTATGGCCGGCTGCTTTGCCGCTAGCCATCGTCTGGGGTGTAGGGCTACTGGTACGTGCGCCCTTTCGCAAGCCCGCTTTAGAGATGCCGCTACGTTTGGTTGCAACGCTCTTCGGGGCCGTCTATCCAGCTGGCTTGTTTGGCGCGTTGCTGGCGTTGCGCTTACACCCAGGTCCAGAGGCACCCCAAGCTTTTTGGCTAACACTGGGGCTATTCGTTATCATCTGGGCTACCGACACGTTTGCTTATGTTGTGGGGCGGCTTTGGGGCCGACGCCCGCTGGCGCCGCGCATTTCTCCAAACAAGACATGGGAAGGTGCTGCAGGCGGACTGGCTGGTGCCTTGCTCGTAGCCATAGGGTGGAAGCTTTGGGCAGTAGACTTTCTGGCTTGGCCCCACATGCTTGTGCTGGGCATCTTGTGCGGCGCCGTAGGTCCTTTGGGAGACCTGGCCGAGAGTCAACTCAAGCGCGCAGCTGGGGTAAAAGACTCGAGCAATCTGTTGCCCGGACATGGGGGCGTGCTGGACCGTTTTGACGCTTTGCTGGTGGTTGCACCACTGATTTATTGCTACTTGCGGTGGGTGGTCGGGTTTTACGGATAA